A genomic region of Bombus pyrosoma isolate SC7728 linkage group LG6, ASM1482585v1, whole genome shotgun sequence contains the following coding sequences:
- the LOC122568602 gene encoding branched-chain-amino-acid aminotransferase, cytosolic isoform X1, translating to MVQLRRQILSCGGILNQFQFNIKRNLSSLQIRDKKVIQPERSFKYADLTVRLAGPDQLQPKPNVSALAFGKYFTDHMLKIFYHETLGGWQIPEITPLEKLVLHPASKVLHYAVELFEGLKAYRGVDGKIRIFRPELNMERMNNSATRTGLPTFIGEELIKCCCRLISIDQEWVPHSTASSLYIRPTLIGIDPTLGVASSESALLYIILSPVGSYFNKTKENIGISLLADPQYTRAWPGGCGSYKVGSNYGPTIYVQKEAIEKGLQQVLWLYGKDNEVTEAGTMNIFMFFINDDGEKELITPPLTSDLILPGVTRNSILALAREWNQFKVSERKFCMNEVCQLLSENRLLEIFGAGTACIISPVSYIEYVGQPLHIPTMEHSNPVYKMFLKHLSDIQYGVIPDHPWVIPIE from the exons ATGGTTCAATTGCGACGTCag ATTTTATCTTGTGGGGGCATCCtgaatcaatttcaatttaatatcaaacgGAATTTGTCATCTTTACAAATTAgagataaaaaagtaatacaaCCAGAACGATCTTTTAAG taTGCAGATCTAACAGTCCGTCTTGCAGGACCAGACCAATTACAACCAAAGCCCAATGTCAGTGCTTTAGCATttggtaaatattttacagatcacatgttaaagatattttatcatgAAACATTAGGAGGATGGCAAATACCAGAAATTACACCTCTTGAAAAGTTAGTTCTCCATCCAGCATCAAAAGTTCTTCACTATGCTGTAGAG TTGTTTGAAGGTCTGAAAGCTTATAGAGGAGTAGATGGGAAGATAAGAATATTTCGACCAGAACTAAATATGGAACGTATGAACAATTCAGCAACGAGAACTGGCCTACCTACATTCATAggagaagaattaattaaatgttgcTGTAGATTAATTAGTATTGATCAAGAATGGGTACCTCATTCTACTGCTTCTAGTCTATATATACGCCCAACACTTATAGGAATAGAT CCCACACTCGGCGTTGCATCTTCAGAATCTGCTTTActctatattattttgtcacCTGTTGGCTCTTATTTcaacaaaacaaaagaaaatattggcATATCTTTACTGGCTGATCCCCAATATACAAGAGCATGGCCAGGTGGTTGTGGTAGTTACAAAGTAGGTAGCAATTATGGGCctactatatatgtacaaaaggAAGCTATAGAGAAGGGTTTGCAACAAGTATTATGGCTTTATGGAAAAGATAATGAAGTAACTGAGGCCGGGACTATGAACATTTTCATGTTCTTTATAAATGACGATGGTG aaaaagaattaataacacCACCTTTAACAAGTGATTTAATTCTTCCTGGAGTTacaagaaattctattttagcATTAGCCAGAGAATGGAATCAATTTAAAGTCAGtgaaaggaaattttgtaTGAACGAAGTTTGTCAGTTACTTTCAGAAAACAGA ttgttggaaatatttggAGCAGGAACAGCTTGCATAATTAGTCCTGTATCTTACATAGAATATGTTGGACAACCATTGCATATACCAACGATGGAGCACTCCAATCCTGTTTACAAAAtgtttttgaaacatttatctGATATACAATATGGTGTTATACCGGATCACCCTTGGGTGATACCTATTGAATGA
- the LOC122568602 gene encoding branched-chain-amino-acid aminotransferase, cytosolic isoform X2, which yields MLKIFYHETLGGWQIPEITPLEKLVLHPASKVLHYAVELFEGLKAYRGVDGKIRIFRPELNMERMNNSATRTGLPTFIGEELIKCCCRLISIDQEWVPHSTASSLYIRPTLIGIDPTLGVASSESALLYIILSPVGSYFNKTKENIGISLLADPQYTRAWPGGCGSYKVGSNYGPTIYVQKEAIEKGLQQVLWLYGKDNEVTEAGTMNIFMFFINDDGEKELITPPLTSDLILPGVTRNSILALAREWNQFKVSERKFCMNEVCQLLSENRLLEIFGAGTACIISPVSYIEYVGQPLHIPTMEHSNPVYKMFLKHLSDIQYGVIPDHPWVIPIE from the exons atgttaaagatattttatcatgAAACATTAGGAGGATGGCAAATACCAGAAATTACACCTCTTGAAAAGTTAGTTCTCCATCCAGCATCAAAAGTTCTTCACTATGCTGTAGAG TTGTTTGAAGGTCTGAAAGCTTATAGAGGAGTAGATGGGAAGATAAGAATATTTCGACCAGAACTAAATATGGAACGTATGAACAATTCAGCAACGAGAACTGGCCTACCTACATTCATAggagaagaattaattaaatgttgcTGTAGATTAATTAGTATTGATCAAGAATGGGTACCTCATTCTACTGCTTCTAGTCTATATATACGCCCAACACTTATAGGAATAGAT CCCACACTCGGCGTTGCATCTTCAGAATCTGCTTTActctatattattttgtcacCTGTTGGCTCTTATTTcaacaaaacaaaagaaaatattggcATATCTTTACTGGCTGATCCCCAATATACAAGAGCATGGCCAGGTGGTTGTGGTAGTTACAAAGTAGGTAGCAATTATGGGCctactatatatgtacaaaaggAAGCTATAGAGAAGGGTTTGCAACAAGTATTATGGCTTTATGGAAAAGATAATGAAGTAACTGAGGCCGGGACTATGAACATTTTCATGTTCTTTATAAATGACGATGGTG aaaaagaattaataacacCACCTTTAACAAGTGATTTAATTCTTCCTGGAGTTacaagaaattctattttagcATTAGCCAGAGAATGGAATCAATTTAAAGTCAGtgaaaggaaattttgtaTGAACGAAGTTTGTCAGTTACTTTCAGAAAACAGA ttgttggaaatatttggAGCAGGAACAGCTTGCATAATTAGTCCTGTATCTTACATAGAATATGTTGGACAACCATTGCATATACCAACGATGGAGCACTCCAATCCTGTTTACAAAAtgtttttgaaacatttatctGATATACAATATGGTGTTATACCGGATCACCCTTGGGTGATACCTATTGAATGA
- the LOC122568607 gene encoding uncharacterized protein LOC122568607: MYAIQNTVKKVPRLLNVCQNQRRTLLVTPPRVRIPFPEKVAFGMAIWIGVMGVPLYIACNVNNYNARKKG, encoded by the exons atgTACGCGATTCAAAACACAGTTAAGAAAGTACCGAGATTACTAAATGTATGTCAAAATCAACGTAGAACACTTCTTGTTACACCACCAAGGGTTAGAATACCTTTTCCT GAAAAAGTGGCATTTGGTATGGCTATATGGATCGGAGTAATGGGTGTTCCACTGTACATTGCGTGTAATGTAAATAACTATAACGCTCGTAAAAAGGGATAG